Within the Methanobacterium sp. genome, the region AAACGTTAGCGGCGGCAGAAAACCGCAGGCATTAGGCGCATTATTTGGAAGCTATGCAAGACACAGTGCCGTTGAAAGAATCGTCTATGTAACAGAAGAAGATAGAGAAATAATAGATCTACCCATTCTAAACTTCGGAATCTCCAAAACAAAAAGAATAATACTGGAAGAACTGGAAAAGGAAGAAACTTCCGTTAAAAACCTCTCCATAAAAGTAGGAATAAGCAGAGGAATGACCTACAACCACATAAGAGAATTAAGAGAAATGGGCTTTATTGCACAGGATGAGCTTAAAATCACTTCCGCAGGAGAACTTGCCATTATCTAATTT harbors:
- the csa3 gene encoding CRISPR-associated CARF protein Csa3; this encodes MEYTLISTIYKLEPVMFCITQFSPKKIILLSEENAPKEKLEALRILRETVGTVIEIETIPTSLYNVVKIANDTAEIIDEECAHGKKIIVNVSGGRKPQALGALFGSYARHSAVERIVYVTEEDREIIDLPILNFGISKTKRIILEELEKEETSVKNLSIKVGISRGMTYNHIRELREMGFIAQDELKITSAGELAII